In Chloroflexota bacterium, a genomic segment contains:
- a CDS encoding FAD-binding protein, with translation MSDPTLEFLRSVVGADNVSVTQADREAHSLDESHHPPHLPDYVVWPENEAQISRILAYANQHRIPVTARSGGSSLDGNPIPVFGGIVLCFYRWTKILEVRPEDMLCVVQPGIVYDELNRQLARYGLMYPPAPASHDVATIGGMVNNGSGGMHAFRYGVTRDYVLQLRVVLADGRILKIGSQTAKTASGYDLVRLFVGSEGTLGIITEVTLKLRAIPEKSAALAVFPTVQDAARAASQIIAAGIVPGAMELMDAETVAFANRYCHLDLPESPMLVMEFHGTPASVREDVETVKEIAAECGCTLYRPATTAEEREQVWQARSQAHMAVKELNRDCVVTIGDIVVPISKYSDAVAQAHALGEKYGIRVCTFGHAGDGNVHTDTIARRDVPGEPERAHQVHAELIRWAVEVGGTCTGEHGIGLGKREFLELEHGPAVAVMREIKRLFDPNGILNPGKIFLD, from the coding sequence ATGTCCGATCCGACGCTGGAATTCCTGCGCTCCGTCGTGGGCGCCGACAACGTCTCGGTAACCCAGGCCGACCGCGAGGCCCACTCGCTGGACGAGTCGCACCACCCGCCCCACCTGCCCGACTACGTCGTCTGGCCCGAAAACGAGGCACAGATCAGCCGCATCCTGGCCTACGCCAACCAGCACCGCATCCCCGTAACCGCCCGCTCCGGCGGGTCGTCGCTGGACGGCAACCCCATCCCCGTGTTCGGCGGCATCGTGCTGTGCTTCTACCGCTGGACGAAGATCCTGGAAGTGCGCCCCGAGGACATGCTCTGTGTCGTGCAGCCGGGCATCGTGTACGACGAACTGAACCGGCAACTGGCCCGCTACGGCCTCATGTACCCGCCCGCGCCCGCCAGCCACGACGTGGCCACCATCGGCGGGATGGTCAACAACGGCTCCGGCGGGATGCACGCCTTCCGCTACGGCGTTACCCGCGACTACGTGCTGCAACTCCGCGTCGTGCTGGCCGACGGGCGCATCCTGAAGATCGGCTCGCAGACCGCCAAGACCGCCAGCGGGTACGACCTGGTGCGGCTGTTCGTGGGCAGCGAGGGCACCCTGGGCATCATCACCGAGGTTACGCTGAAACTCCGCGCCATCCCCGAAAAGTCCGCCGCGCTGGCCGTGTTCCCCACGGTGCAGGACGCCGCCCGCGCCGCGTCGCAGATCATCGCCGCGGGCATCGTCCCCGGTGCTATGGAACTCATGGACGCCGAGACCGTCGCCTTCGCCAACCGCTACTGCCACCTGGACCTGCCCGAATCGCCCATGCTGGTCATGGAGTTCCACGGCACGCCCGCCAGCGTGCGCGAGGACGTGGAAACAGTGAAGGAGATCGCCGCCGAGTGCGGGTGCACCCTGTATCGGCCCGCCACCACTGCCGAAGAGCGCGAGCAGGTCTGGCAGGCGCGCAGCCAGGCCCACATGGCCGTCAAGGAACTGAACCGCGACTGCGTCGTTACCATCGGCGACATCGTCGTGCCCATCTCCAAATACTCCGACGCTGTGGCCCAGGCCCACGCGCTGGGCGAGAAGTACGGCATCCGCGTGTGCACCTTCGGCCACGCGGGCGACGGCAACGTGCACACCGACACCATCGCCCGCCGCGACGTCCCCGGCGAGCCGGAGCGCGCCCACCAGGTCCACGCCGAACTCATCCGCTGGGCGGTGGAGGTGGGCGGGACGTGCACCGGCGAGCACGGCATCGGGCTGGGCAAGCGCGAGTTCCTGGAACTGGAGCACGGGCCTGCGGTGGCCGTCATGCGCGAGATCAAGCGCCTGTTTGACCCCAACGGCATCCTCAATCCGGGGAAGATCTTTCTGGATTGA
- a CDS encoding threonine--tRNA ligase, with translation MEDEHMDEHSELDRMRHSASHVMAQAVMDLIPGAKLAIGPAIEDGFYYDFDLPRPLTPEDLEQIEARMREAIRADYPFVRRVVSRSEAEAMFADQPYKLEIIRELPEDAVISTYTHDGFTDLCAGPHVASTGQINPDGVKLLSVAGAYWRGDEKRPMLQRIYGTAWPTKEELDAYLAKLAEIERRDHRKLGKQLDLYSFHEIGGAGLAYWHPKGARIRSIIEQFWREEHFRRGYEILYTPHIGRVDLWKISGHWDFYRENMYSPMDIEGQEYLLKPMNCPFAVLIYKTQTRSYRDLPLRWGELGTVYRYERSGVLHGMLRVRGFTQDDAHIFCRPDQLEDEIVGVINLAQFMLKTFGYDEYVVELSVRDPQNKAKYVGSDENWVLAEQALLRALERERLEFTRMEGEAKFYGPAIDIKMKDALGRAWQGPTIQVDFNFPERFDLTYVGEDGQPHRPVMVHRTVLGSMERFVAGLVEQYAGAFPVWLAPVQAVLIPIADRHNAYARDVAQRLKDAGYRVVVDDSSERMNAKIRKAQLDKVPYMLIIGDREMEAGAVAVRKRTGEDLKAKPLDEFMAMIAEDVRSKAIW, from the coding sequence ATGGAAGACGAGCACATGGACGAGCACAGCGAACTGGATCGGATGCGCCATTCGGCATCGCACGTCATGGCCCAGGCCGTGATGGACCTGATTCCGGGCGCGAAACTGGCCATCGGCCCCGCCATTGAGGATGGCTTCTACTACGATTTTGACCTGCCCAGGCCGCTGACCCCGGAGGACCTGGAGCAGATTGAGGCGCGCATGCGCGAGGCCATCCGCGCCGATTATCCCTTCGTGCGCCGCGTGGTCAGCCGCAGCGAGGCCGAGGCCATGTTCGCCGACCAGCCGTACAAACTGGAGATCATCCGCGAATTGCCCGAAGACGCGGTCATCTCCACCTACACCCACGACGGGTTCACGGACCTGTGCGCGGGGCCGCACGTGGCCAGCACCGGCCAGATCAACCCCGATGGGGTCAAACTGCTGAGCGTGGCGGGGGCCTACTGGCGCGGCGACGAGAAGCGCCCCATGCTCCAGCGCATCTACGGCACGGCCTGGCCGACCAAAGAGGAGTTGGATGCCTATCTGGCCAAACTGGCCGAGATTGAGCGGCGCGATCATCGCAAACTGGGCAAGCAACTGGATCTGTACAGTTTCCATGAGATCGGCGGGGCAGGTTTGGCCTACTGGCACCCCAAGGGTGCGCGCATCCGCAGCATCATTGAGCAGTTCTGGCGCGAGGAGCACTTCCGCCGCGGCTACGAAATCCTGTACACGCCCCACATCGGGCGCGTGGACCTGTGGAAGATCAGCGGCCACTGGGATTTCTACCGCGAAAACATGTACTCGCCCATGGACATTGAGGGCCAGGAGTACCTACTCAAGCCGATGAACTGCCCCTTCGCCGTGCTCATCTACAAGACGCAGACGCGATCGTACCGCGACCTGCCGTTGCGCTGGGGCGAGTTGGGCACGGTGTACCGCTACGAACGGTCGGGCGTGCTGCACGGGATGCTGCGCGTGCGTGGGTTCACCCAGGACGATGCGCACATCTTCTGCCGCCCGGACCAACTGGAGGACGAGATCGTCGGCGTGATCAACCTGGCCCAGTTCATGCTCAAGACGTTCGGCTACGACGAGTATGTGGTTGAACTCTCGGTGCGCGACCCGCAGAACAAGGCCAAGTACGTTGGCTCGGACGAGAACTGGGTTCTGGCCGAGCAGGCGCTGCTGCGCGCGCTGGAGCGCGAGAGGCTGGAGTTCACGCGGATGGAGGGCGAGGCCAAGTTCTACGGGCCGGCCATTGACATCAAGATGAAGGATGCCCTGGGCCGCGCTTGGCAGGGGCCGACCATCCAGGTGGACTTCAACTTCCCGGAGCGGTTTGACCTGACCTACGTGGGCGAGGACGGCCAGCCGCACCGTCCCGTCATGGTGCACCGCACGGTGCTCGGCTCCATGGAGCGGTTCGTGGCGGGTCTGGTGGAGCAGTATGCGGGGGCGTTCCCGGTATGGCTTGCGCCGGTGCAGGCGGTGCTCATCCCCATCGCCGACCGCCACAACGCCTACGCGCGCGACGTGGCGCAGCGCCTCAAGGATGCCGGCTACCGCGTCGTTGTGGACGACTCCAGCGAGCGGATGAACGCCAAGATTCGCAAGGCGCAGTTGGACAAGGTGCCCTACATGCTCATCATCGGTGACCGCGAGATGGAAGCAGGCGCGGTGGCCGTCCGCAAGCGCACGGGCGAGGACCTGAAGGCGAAGCCGCTGGACGAGTTCATGGCGATGATCGCCGAGGACGTGCGGAGCAAGGCGATCTGGTAG
- a CDS encoding epoxyqueuosine reductase — protein sequence MTAEDRALGVELEGLLLRRGAALVGFADLAEIPPEARKGFPRAVSIAVALDPAVVAGIRHGPTRAYLQEYHRANALLGNLAQAAADALRARGFRAAFGAATVAGVEFGHYDTPLPHKTVATRAGLGWIGRCALLITERYGSAVRLITVLTDAPLNPAAPVDASRCGACTACVEACPGGAIAGGLWRAGLPREALVDPDACYRTTRQFAPAIGAEPSIGICGACIAACPWTQRYVHATCSGAQGEG from the coding sequence ATGACGGCGGAAGATCGCGCGCTGGGCGTAGAACTGGAAGGACTGCTCCTTCGCCGTGGCGCGGCGCTGGTGGGATTCGCCGACCTCGCCGAGATTCCCCCGGAGGCCCGGAAGGGATTCCCCCGTGCCGTGTCCATCGCGGTCGCGCTGGACCCCGCTGTCGTGGCCGGAATCCGCCACGGCCCCACCCGCGCCTACCTGCAGGAGTACCATCGGGCGAACGCGCTCCTGGGCAACCTGGCGCAGGCGGCTGCCGACGCCCTGCGCGCCCGCGGATTCCGGGCGGCGTTCGGCGCGGCCACCGTGGCAGGCGTGGAGTTCGGCCACTACGACACGCCCCTGCCCCACAAGACCGTCGCCACCCGCGCCGGCCTGGGCTGGATCGGCCGCTGCGCGCTCCTCATCACCGAACGCTACGGCTCGGCGGTGCGGCTCATCACCGTGCTCACCGACGCGCCGCTGAACCCCGCCGCGCCCGTGGACGCCAGCCGCTGCGGGGCGTGCACGGCCTGCGTGGAGGCGTGCCCGGGCGGGGCCATCGCGGGTGGGCTGTGGCGCGCGGGACTCCCCCGCGAGGCGCTGGTGGACCCCGACGCCTGCTACCGCACGACGCGGCAATTCGCCCCGGCCATCGGCGCGGAGCCGAGCATCGGCATCTGCGGCGCGTGCATCGCCGCCTGCCCGTGGACGCAGCGATACGTCCACGCCACATGCAGCGGGGCGCAAGGCGAAGGCTGA
- a CDS encoding glycosyl-4,4'-diaponeurosporenoate acyltransferase, translating into MPVIDLPIGWTVVLDSIAWAILQPSIAYLAIRLPDSVLGADQWLYRTRAWERGGSIYEKLFRVKAWKSWLPSGGPVFRGGFSMRRIVSHDTEYLRRWVKETCRAELTHYIALASSVLFFLWNPLWLALVMVLYAVITNVPCIIVQRYNRPYFVRLLSVRDSSADQPVLAGAGPMRAARPH; encoded by the coding sequence TTGCCAGTGATTGATTTGCCGATAGGATGGACAGTTGTCCTGGACAGCATCGCTTGGGCAATCCTTCAGCCTTCCATCGCGTACCTGGCGATTCGGCTGCCGGATTCCGTACTCGGCGCCGACCAGTGGCTTTATCGCACGCGGGCATGGGAGCGCGGCGGAAGCATCTATGAGAAACTGTTCCGCGTCAAGGCGTGGAAGTCCTGGCTCCCGTCGGGAGGGCCCGTATTTCGCGGCGGGTTCTCCATGCGGCGCATCGTCTCGCACGATACGGAGTATCTGCGGCGATGGGTGAAGGAAACGTGTCGCGCTGAATTGACGCACTACATCGCGCTCGCCTCGTCGGTGCTGTTCTTCCTGTGGAATCCCCTGTGGCTGGCGCTTGTCATGGTGCTTTACGCTGTGATTACCAACGTGCCGTGCATCATCGTCCAGCGGTACAATCGGCCGTATTTTGTGCGGCTGCTGTCCGTCCGAGACAGTTCCGCTGACCAGCCGGTTCTGGCTGGCGCAGGCCCGATGAGGGCCGCTAGACCGCATTAG
- a CDS encoding prohibitin family protein, with protein sequence MSRKLGPLAIVLLVLLIILASSGFVRVVDAGEACAITTFGDISGVARPGLHFRIPIAQQFNCYSTRGMVYETSREPGESRADFRDVFVDAQTSDGQPITVTFSVRFYVPVQNIRDVYAKVGENMTMVTERVVKFHARSVVRLTMQRYPAQQLYSGDVFNVEADIAERLQALFAEKGVILDSFALRKIAFDDDYIAAIEQQQIAQEQIETARYQAQAATYQAEKMVELAKGEAQAEIERAKGDAQAEIERARGDAQAIEERGKALDKYPQILQLEFIKQLTGVSWGILPSEGLTPLIALPTPPAPQP encoded by the coding sequence ATGTCCCGCAAACTCGGCCCGCTGGCCATCGTCCTGCTCGTGCTGCTCATCATCCTGGCGTCGTCCGGCTTCGTGCGCGTGGTGGACGCGGGCGAGGCGTGCGCCATCACCACGTTCGGCGACATTAGCGGCGTTGCCAGGCCGGGCCTGCACTTCCGCATCCCCATCGCCCAACAGTTCAACTGCTACAGCACCCGCGGCATGGTCTATGAGACCTCGCGCGAACCCGGCGAGAGCCGTGCCGATTTCCGCGACGTCTTCGTGGACGCGCAGACTTCCGACGGCCAGCCCATCACCGTAACCTTCAGCGTGCGCTTCTACGTGCCCGTGCAGAACATCCGCGACGTGTACGCCAAGGTGGGCGAGAACATGACCATGGTTACCGAGCGCGTCGTGAAGTTCCACGCTCGCAGCGTGGTGCGCCTCACCATGCAGCGCTATCCCGCGCAGCAACTGTACAGCGGCGACGTGTTCAACGTAGAAGCCGACATCGCCGAGCGCCTTCAGGCTCTGTTCGCCGAGAAGGGCGTGATCCTGGACAGTTTTGCCCTCCGCAAGATCGCCTTTGATGACGATTACATTGCTGCCATTGAACAGCAGCAGATCGCCCAGGAGCAGATAGAGACCGCCCGCTACCAGGCTCAGGCCGCCACGTACCAGGCGGAGAAGATGGTGGAACTGGCGAAGGGCGAGGCGCAGGCGGAGATTGAGCGGGCCAAGGGCGACGCCCAGGCGGAGATTGAGCGCGCTCGCGGCGATGCCCAGGCCATTGAGGAGCGCGGCAAGGCCCTGGACAAGTACCCGCAAATCCTGCAACTGGAGTTCATCAAGCAGTTGACCGGCGTCAGTTGGGGCATCTTGCCCAGCGAAGGGCTGACCCCGCTCATCGCGCTGCCCACGCCGCCTGCCCCGCAACCGTAG
- a CDS encoding glycosyltransferase, translated as MPTRNEEERIGPLLESLRRQTVRPHQVIVVDDESSDDTRDLAQRAGAVVIAGKPLPEGWLGKTWACWQGAQASTGDVLLFLDADTWLEPDGIARLLDLYEGQGLLTLQPYHVTEEAYEQMSAFFNLITMASVGAFTPLGNRIRPGGAFGPCALCSRESYFRVGGHRTVRGQVLEHVHLAKEFLRHGLPVRCYAGRGIISFRMYSQGWQQLVEGWSKSMGYGAFSVNPVFSILAAVWISGCFGALSTLLRSLWSVSPMWVGPVVYALYAATTWRMLKGIGRFKGWASVLFPLPLAFFALVVARSLVLTYLVRRVAWRGRVIRTSGRR; from the coding sequence GTGCCGACAAGGAACGAGGAGGAGCGGATAGGGCCGCTGTTGGAGTCCCTGCGGCGCCAGACGGTGAGGCCGCACCAGGTGATCGTCGTGGACGATGAGTCTTCCGACGACACTCGCGACTTGGCACAAAGAGCGGGCGCAGTGGTCATCGCAGGCAAGCCGCTGCCGGAGGGATGGCTTGGCAAGACCTGGGCGTGCTGGCAAGGCGCGCAGGCAAGCACGGGGGATGTGTTGCTGTTCTTGGATGCCGACACATGGCTGGAACCCGATGGGATTGCGCGGCTGTTGGACCTGTACGAAGGGCAAGGATTGCTGACGCTGCAGCCATACCATGTAACGGAGGAGGCCTACGAACAGATGTCGGCCTTCTTCAATCTGATTACCATGGCATCGGTGGGGGCTTTCACGCCGTTGGGCAACCGTATCAGGCCGGGCGGAGCCTTCGGCCCTTGTGCGCTCTGCAGCAGGGAATCGTACTTTCGGGTGGGAGGACACCGGACGGTTCGTGGGCAAGTGTTGGAGCACGTCCATCTTGCGAAAGAGTTTCTGCGGCACGGGCTGCCGGTGCGATGCTACGCGGGGCGGGGCATAATCTCGTTCCGAATGTATAGCCAGGGATGGCAGCAACTTGTGGAGGGGTGGAGCAAGAGCATGGGCTACGGCGCATTCTCTGTGAACCCCGTTTTCTCCATCCTGGCAGCGGTGTGGATCTCAGGTTGCTTTGGCGCGTTGTCCACGCTGCTGAGGTCGCTCTGGTCGGTGTCGCCCATGTGGGTTGGGCCGGTCGTGTACGCACTGTATGCTGCGACGACTTGGCGGATGCTGAAGGGCATCGGCCGGTTCAAGGGGTGGGCCTCGGTTCTGTTCCCTCTTCCGTTGGCCTTCTTCGCGCTCGTCGTGGCCCGCTCGCTAGTCCTGACCTACCTTGTCCGCCGCGTTGCATGGAGAGGGCGCGTGATTCGCACAAGCGGAAGGAGATGA
- a CDS encoding DUF2284 domain-containing protein, producing MADRAQLEAQFHKHGLHDFRWIDPAEIVVAEWVRMKCAYGCDSFGRRASCPPNLPSVAECRQFIREYTMAAVFHFAKAVDKPEDRWPWGREVGRVLMGLERAVFLAGYPKAFLLLATPCSLCGTCASVRAECKHPKLARPTPEGMAIDVFTTVHKIGLPIEVLSDYTQTMNRYAFLFVE from the coding sequence ATGGCCGATCGCGCACAATTGGAAGCCCAATTCCACAAGCACGGGCTCCACGATTTTCGCTGGATTGACCCGGCGGAGATCGTCGTAGCCGAGTGGGTTCGGATGAAATGCGCCTACGGGTGCGACAGTTTTGGACGCCGCGCCTCCTGTCCGCCGAATCTGCCATCGGTCGCCGAGTGCCGCCAGTTCATCCGCGAGTATACGATGGCCGCCGTGTTTCATTTCGCGAAGGCCGTGGACAAGCCAGAGGACAGGTGGCCGTGGGGGCGGGAGGTCGGTCGCGTGCTCATGGGCCTGGAGCGCGCCGTGTTCCTCGCGGGGTATCCTAAGGCGTTCCTGCTGCTCGCGACGCCATGCTCGTTATGCGGGACCTGCGCCAGCGTCCGCGCCGAGTGCAAGCACCCGAAACTCGCCCGCCCCACGCCGGAAGGCATGGCCATAGATGTGTTTACCACGGTGCACAAGATCGGCCTTCCCATTGAGGTCCTCTCGGACTACACCCAGACGATGAATCGGTACGCGTTTCTGTTCGTGGAGTAG
- a CDS encoding fructokinase: MPDVITLGEILVDFVATVSGVSLEDAPAFKKAPGGAPANVAAALVRLGVSAGFMGKVGDDPFGRFLVRTLRALGVDTTAVRWCGVDTTAVRWCGEARTALAFVSLRADGERDFMFYRHPSADMLYSPDEVDRAYIRGAKVFHFGSISLIGEPSRSATLLAAQTARDAGLVVSYDPNLRLTLWPSADAAREGILQGWRLAHVVKVSEEERTFLGGEGAEAARHLWHEGLRLLVITRGRAGCSYVTPATRGDVPGFSVRTVDTTGAGDGFVAGMLKGLLQTPHAWDDEARLREVLRYANAVGALATTRRGAIPAMPTPRQVERLMGGRR; the protein is encoded by the coding sequence ATGCCCGATGTGATCACCCTGGGCGAGATCCTGGTGGATTTCGTCGCGACCGTGTCGGGGGTGTCTCTGGAAGATGCTCCCGCCTTCAAGAAGGCGCCGGGCGGCGCGCCGGCCAACGTCGCGGCGGCGCTGGTCCGGTTGGGGGTGTCGGCTGGGTTCATGGGCAAGGTGGGCGACGACCCCTTTGGCCGCTTCCTCGTGCGCACGCTTCGCGCCCTCGGCGTGGACACGACGGCCGTGCGCTGGTGCGGCGTGGACACGACGGCCGTGCGCTGGTGCGGCGAGGCGCGCACGGCCCTCGCGTTTGTCTCGCTGCGCGCCGACGGCGAGCGCGACTTCATGTTCTACCGCCACCCCAGCGCCGACATGCTCTACAGTCCCGACGAAGTGGATCGCGCCTACATTCGCGGCGCGAAGGTGTTCCACTTCGGCTCCATCAGCCTCATCGGCGAGCCGTCGCGCAGCGCGACGCTTCTCGCGGCGCAAACGGCCCGAGACGCCGGCCTGGTGGTCTCCTACGATCCCAACCTGCGGCTGACCCTGTGGCCCAGCGCCGACGCGGCGAGGGAAGGAATCCTACAGGGTTGGCGTCTGGCGCATGTGGTCAAGGTCAGCGAGGAGGAACGAACGTTCCTGGGCGGCGAAGGAGCCGAGGCCGCGCGGCACCTGTGGCACGAAGGCTTGCGCCTGTTGGTGATTACGCGCGGGCGGGCGGGGTGCTCATACGTAACCCCCGCTACGCGCGGCGATGTTCCGGGCTTCTCGGTGCGCACCGTGGATACGACCGGCGCGGGCGATGGCTTTGTCGCGGGGATGCTGAAGGGCCTGTTGCAGACGCCGCACGCATGGGATGACGAGGCGCGCCTGCGGGAGGTGCTCCGCTACGCCAACGCCGTCGGCGCGCTGGCAACCACCCGTCGCGGGGCCATTCCGGCTATGCCCACGCCGAGGCAGGTGGAGCGACTCATGGGAGGCCGCCGGTGA
- a CDS encoding glycosyltransferase family 39 protein, whose amino-acid sequence MLLVVAVAAALRFAWLGDLPPGLYRDEAYNGLDAVEVLRGTTPVFFEANNGREPLFIYLVAGAVALLGRTPVAIRIVAAILGTLTVPAAYLLFRALYGRNVALLGAAVLAITVWPIQLSRIGFRAVALPLFTALALWQLWAAVCTGKGWRFAVAGALYGASFYTYLAARFTPLALLAWLALRGRRHAPPIRWRSLLIFAASALVILSPLAAYVGGHWASFTERAGQVSVFNPAINGGDLWGTLARHAIKVAAMFNVRGDFIPRHNVPFRPVFDPLLGAVFILGVAVAIARRSEADRLVLLWVGVMLGPTLLAEDAPHFLRGVGILPVLFAFPALGLHWLGETLNRRTSRGLAALVLAGLLAGGLAFTVRDYFVRYARDPGTAYAFEAGPAQLAAETNAYLGAGWQGGWTAPPGAVAGDRTVYLARRLWDTWPSLRFLLADAGAVRVLGGAESAAAASHVRLVVWPYESYAEHLRLLPAGSAIRATPGPLERGDLDKEPRLVNITIDARPASERDALPTAPDAVVGERFRLAGAELSPSGNRLTVTLLWECLNPTAANYVVFVHVEQVGLPVSTGDGPAADGYYPTHFWRAGDWIVDRHVVELARPFDPTQDRVVVGMYEFPSLQRLPVADRVGAPLGDGVILYP is encoded by the coding sequence TTGCTTCTGGTTGTGGCCGTCGCCGCCGCGCTCCGTTTCGCCTGGCTGGGCGACCTCCCGCCTGGCCTGTACCGCGACGAGGCGTACAACGGCCTGGACGCCGTGGAGGTGCTGCGCGGCACGACGCCGGTATTCTTTGAAGCGAACAACGGCCGTGAGCCGCTGTTTATCTACCTGGTCGCGGGGGCGGTGGCCCTCCTGGGGCGGACTCCCGTCGCCATCCGCATCGTCGCGGCCATCCTCGGCACGCTCACCGTGCCCGCCGCCTACCTGCTGTTCCGTGCGCTCTACGGTCGCAACGTCGCACTGCTGGGGGCGGCGGTGCTGGCCATCACCGTCTGGCCCATCCAACTGAGCCGCATCGGGTTCCGCGCCGTGGCGCTGCCCCTGTTCACCGCGCTGGCGCTGTGGCAACTGTGGGCGGCGGTGTGCACGGGCAAGGGATGGCGGTTCGCCGTGGCGGGGGCGCTGTACGGCGCGAGTTTCTACACCTACCTGGCGGCGCGCTTCACGCCGCTGGCCCTGCTGGCGTGGCTGGCTCTGCGCGGCAGGCGGCATGCCCCGCCCATCCGCTGGCGGAGCCTGCTCATCTTCGCGGCGTCGGCCCTTGTCATCCTGTCGCCGCTGGCCGCCTACGTGGGCGGGCACTGGGCATCGTTCACCGAGCGGGCAGGGCAGGTCTCGGTGTTCAACCCGGCCATCAACGGCGGGGACTTGTGGGGGACCCTCGCCCGTCATGCCATCAAGGTGGCCGCCATGTTCAACGTGCGGGGCGATTTCATCCCCCGCCACAACGTGCCCTTCCGCCCCGTGTTTGACCCCCTGCTGGGCGCGGTGTTCATCCTGGGCGTCGCCGTCGCCATCGCCCGCCGCAGCGAAGCGGACCGACTCGTGCTGCTGTGGGTTGGGGTCATGCTGGGGCCCACGCTATTGGCCGAAGACGCGCCGCATTTCCTGCGTGGCGTCGGCATCCTACCGGTGCTGTTTGCCTTCCCCGCACTGGGGTTGCACTGGCTGGGCGAGACCCTGAATCGGCGCACGTCGCGGGGCCTGGCCGCTCTTGTGCTGGCCGGCCTGCTGGCAGGCGGCCTGGCGTTCACCGTGCGCGACTACTTCGTGCGCTACGCCCGTGACCCGGGCACTGCCTACGCCTTTGAGGCCGGGCCGGCCCAACTGGCCGCGGAGACGAACGCCTACCTCGGCGCGGGTTGGCAGGGGGGCTGGACGGCCCCGCCGGGCGCGGTGGCCGGCGACCGCACGGTTTACCTGGCGCGCCGCCTGTGGGACACGTGGCCCAGCCTGCGATTTCTCCTGGCCGACGCGGGCGCGGTGCGCGTGCTGGGTGGGGCAGAATCCGCCGCGGCCGCTTCGCACGTAAGGCTGGTGGTCTGGCCCTACGAGTCCTACGCGGAGCACCTGCGCCTTCTGCCCGCCGGCAGCGCCATCCGCGCGACGCCCGGCCCGCTAGAACGCGGAGACCTGGACAAGGAGCCGCGCCTGGTGAACATCACGATTGACGCGCGCCCTGCGTCGGAGCGGGACGCGCTCCCCACCGCGCCCGACGCGGTGGTGGGCGAGCGGTTCCGGCTGGCGGGCGCCGAACTGAGTCCGTCCGGCAACCGCCTGACAGTTACGCTCCTGTGGGAATGCCTGAACCCCACCGCCGCCAACTACGTGGTCTTCGTCCACGTGGAGCAGGTCGGGCTTCCTGTGAGCACTGGCGATGGCCCCGCCGCCGACGGCTACTACCCAACGCATTTCTGGCGGGCCGGAGATTGGATTGTAGACCGACATGTGGTAGAATTGGCGCGGCCCTTTGATCCCACGCAAGACAGGGTCGTGGTGGGCATGTACGAGTTCCCATCGCTCCAGCGGCTGCCTGTGGCCGACCGCGTAGGCGCGCCGCTGGGCGACGGCGTCATCCTTTATCCCTGA
- a CDS encoding DUF2177 family protein: MTFANYVELYLLTFVAFLAIDGVWLGVVARNLYSKYLGYLMTPKTVWPAAILFYLLYVVGVLVFAVLPGLEAESLGRAALLGALLGLIAYATYDLTNLATVKDWPVLITVIDLAWGTVLTAAVSAIGYLIGRWVG, encoded by the coding sequence ATGACGTTCGCAAACTACGTGGAACTATACCTCTTGACGTTCGTTGCGTTCCTGGCCATTGACGGCGTGTGGCTGGGGGTGGTGGCGCGTAACCTGTACAGTAAGTACCTAGGCTACCTGATGACCCCGAAGACGGTATGGCCCGCGGCGATTCTGTTCTATCTACTGTACGTCGTGGGCGTGCTCGTCTTTGCGGTGCTGCCCGGGCTGGAGGCTGAGTCGTTGGGCAGGGCGGCGCTGCTGGGAGCGCTCCTGGGCCTCATCGCCTACGCGACCTACGACCTGACCAACCTGGCGACGGTCAAGGATTGGCCTGTGCTGATCACCGTCATAGACCTGGCCTGGGGCACGGTGCTGACGGCTGCCGTCTCGGCCATCGGCTACCTCATCGGGCGGTGGGTGGGGTAG